A region of Cucumis melo cultivar AY chromosome 2, USDA_Cmelo_AY_1.0, whole genome shotgun sequence DNA encodes the following proteins:
- the LOC103492162 gene encoding uncharacterized protein LOC103492162 isoform X1: MAGYSSTASDKKSSDSADDIPIFNAENLQNNLKIIYYSRTFLSIIGGVIAGILGFTGLTGFIFYFLVMAITSVALAAKAGFSFHSYFESCNQILLDGFLGGLMVCVLCPYFLDWTKLQDTIENVE, encoded by the exons ATGGCGGGATACTCCTCCACTGCTTCTGACAAGAAATCGTCTGATTCGGCCGACGATATACCGATCTTTAATGCTGAAAATTTGCAAAACAACTTGAAGATAATATATTACAG CCGGACGTTTTTGTCTATAATTGGTGGAGTCATTGCTGGAATTTTGGGATTCACTGGCCTGACTggatttatattttatttcctAGTCATGGCAATTACTTCAGTTGCACTTGCAGCTAAGGCTGGGTTTTCCTTTCATTCATATTTTGAAAGCTGTAACCAGATTCTACTCGATGGCTTTCTGGGAGGACTTATGGTATGCGTCCTCTGCCCTTATTTTTTAGATTGGACAAAGTTGCAAGACACAATAGAGAACGTGGAATAG